The following are encoded in a window of Fischerella sp. PCC 9605 genomic DNA:
- the panP gene encoding pyridoxal-dependent aspartate 1-decarboxylase PanP, whose product MTLSEKEFLSKNSFSQTEEILHSEIGEYVTQMFTPTPVKSIETQIDEIVNDFSQEFLSTKNANTNVDIDLIIKKFGNSKIPALPTDFESYLQSLNENVVAHSIHTSSPQFIGHMTSALPSFVRPLAKLMTAMNQNAVKIETAKALSFCEREALAMMHRQIYNLSDNFYIQHIQNNQSTLGILVSGGTTANITALWCARNKSLGAKNEFLGIEKEGLTAALNFYGYKGAVVIGSELMHFSFDKAADLMGISTQNLIRVTVDSNNRVNIQALRQAVADCRKQNLHIIAIVGIAGTTDSGSVDPLEDIAEIAQENNIHFHVDAAWGGPVIFSRKHQHKLAGIEKADSVTIDGHKQLYLPMGIGMVFFRDPYLASSIEKQASYTMRKGSFDLGKRALEGSRPGMALFLHAGLKLIGLKGYEFLIDEGIRKSQYMAARISAMPEFELLAEPDTNLLIYRYIPEQFRGSVAKKQLTDTDNHIINNFNEHLQKMQRQIGRTFISRTTKTTISFDKKIPVIAMRAVIANPLTNEEDIDAVLNDQIQIASEISISYFLKDEGLTQSY is encoded by the coding sequence ATGACATTAAGTGAAAAAGAATTTTTATCTAAAAATAGCTTTTCTCAAACTGAGGAAATATTACATTCTGAAATTGGTGAGTATGTAACACAAATGTTTACACCTACTCCCGTGAAATCTATTGAAACACAGATAGATGAGATAGTTAATGATTTTTCTCAGGAATTTTTAAGTACAAAAAATGCAAATACTAATGTTGATATTGACTTGATAATCAAAAAGTTTGGTAATAGCAAAATACCTGCACTACCTACTGATTTTGAGAGCTATCTTCAATCCTTAAATGAGAATGTTGTCGCTCATTCAATACACACATCTTCGCCACAATTTATCGGTCATATGACCTCGGCACTTCCTTCTTTTGTACGCCCTTTAGCCAAACTGATGACAGCAATGAATCAAAACGCTGTCAAAATAGAAACTGCTAAAGCCTTGAGCTTCTGCGAGCGTGAGGCTTTAGCAATGATGCATCGACAAATTTATAACTTATCCGATAATTTCTACATTCAGCATATTCAAAACAATCAGAGTACATTAGGAATTTTGGTTTCTGGTGGTACAACAGCAAATATCACAGCACTTTGGTGTGCCCGAAATAAATCTTTAGGTGCAAAAAATGAGTTTTTAGGTATAGAAAAAGAAGGTTTAACCGCAGCCCTAAATTTTTACGGTTATAAAGGAGCAGTTGTAATTGGCTCCGAATTGATGCATTTCTCTTTTGATAAAGCTGCGGATTTAATGGGCATTAGTACCCAAAATTTGATTAGAGTGACCGTTGATTCTAACAATCGAGTTAATATACAAGCCCTACGCCAAGCTGTTGCAGATTGTCGCAAGCAAAACTTACATATTATAGCTATTGTTGGTATTGCTGGAACCACAGATTCTGGTAGTGTCGACCCCCTAGAAGATATTGCAGAGATTGCTCAAGAAAATAATATACATTTTCATGTGGATGCCGCTTGGGGTGGTCCAGTTATCTTTTCCCGAAAACATCAACATAAGCTTGCTGGCATTGAAAAAGCTGATTCAGTGACCATTGATGGACATAAACAATTGTATTTACCAATGGGGATTGGTATGGTCTTTTTCCGCGACCCCTATCTAGCTTCTTCAATCGAAAAACAGGCTAGCTATACCATGCGTAAGGGATCGTTTGATTTGGGTAAACGTGCTTTAGAAGGTTCTCGACCGGGTATGGCTTTATTTTTACACGCTGGTCTAAAGCTGATTGGGCTTAAGGGATATGAGTTTTTGATTGATGAAGGAATCCGGAAAAGTCAATACATGGCTGCTCGTATTTCGGCAATGCCCGAATTTGAATTGTTGGCAGAACCTGATACTAATCTGTTAATTTATCGCTATATTCCAGAGCAATTTAGAGGCAGTGTTGCGAAAAAACAGTTAACAGATACAGATAATCACATTATCAATAATTTTAACGAACATTTACAAAAGATGCAGCGTCAGATTGGCCGCACTTTTATCTCACGAACGACAAAAACAACTATCAGTTTTGATAAAAAAATTCCTGTAATTGCCATGCGTGCGGTCATTGCTAATCCATTAACTAATGAAGAAGATATTGACGCGGTTTTAAATGACCAAATTCAGATTGCTTCGGAAATTTCAATTTCATATTTTCTCAAAGATGAAGGATTAACTCAGTCTTATTGA
- a CDS encoding type I polyketide synthase, whose amino-acid sequence MDIANQDEIAIIGMAGRFPGANKVDSFWQNLRSGVESISFFTDEELISAGVDPLLLNDSNYVKASGILEDIDLFDASFFGFSPREAEITDPQHRLFLECVWEALENAGYNSETYSGQIGLFAGVGASSYLLSNLYSNRDLMESVDSYQILIGNDKDFLPTQVSYKLNLRGPSINVQTACSTSLVAVHLACQSLLNGESDITLAGGVSATMLQKTGYYYQQGGIQSPDGHCRAFDAQAKGTISGNGLGIVVLKRLEDAITDGDFIHAVIKGSAVNNDGSLKVGYTAPSVDGQREVILEALALAGVEPETVTYVETHGTGTILGDPIEIKALTQAFRASTNKKGFCAIGSVKTNVGHLDTAAGVTGLIKTVLALRHKQIPPSLHFQQPNPQIDFANSPFYVNTKLSEWKTNGTPNRAGISSFGIGGTNAHVILEEAPVIEASSPSRPWQLLLLSTKTSTALDTATAQLHTYLEQNPDIPLPDVAYTLQVGRQAFDYRRIMISHSLNDAVKSLNSQDPQRIFSHHCKPGHCPVIFMFSGQGSQYANMGRELYEVEPTFKKHIDSCAGILQPHLGLDIRCLLYPSEEDTETASNQLQQTALTQSALFVTEYALAQLFMSWGVRPEAMIGHSIGEYVAATIAGVFSLEDALKIVATRGRLMQQLPSGSMLAIRLPEKDVQLLLDAQTLYQKSLQIAVINSPSDCVVSGTNEAIATLQKQLSSQEVECRLLHTSHAFHSQMMEPILSAFIEAVKTVKLNPPSIRFISNVTGSWITFEQATNPDYWCQHLRQTVRFSDGISQLLQQFEGVFLEVGPGRTLSTLTTQHLDKNAKQQVLTSLRHAKEQQSDVSFLLQTLGRLWLSGIEIDWSGFYTHEQRHRLPLPTYPFERQRYWIDAKSPSPSVNKRLTTLDNKQDIADWFYVPSWKRSLLPHSSSEQINSTQEKWLFFVDDLGVGAKLINEFKNQGKNVIAVQQGERFSKVSEGIYTINPCINEDYDTLLKELISLGHNPEYIAYLWSVSHLENCHAGNYLEFKSLLFLTQSISKLKISDTSDRLQIWVVSNNIQEVNGNEKLDPEKAAILGLCKVIPQEYPNITCRCIDISLTNRTDVERGQEDCEVNIIDKLLDELTSVSSDMVVAYRDRHRWVQTFEPVRLESIVDEKIPLKKQGVYLFTGGLESVEVVLAEYLTKTFQAKLIFIEDSKFPEKNNFSQWLETHSQDDEISLKIQQVLALEELGAEVLLLRADTTNYEHIHKALASANVEQI is encoded by the coding sequence GCTATTATTGGTATGGCGGGTCGTTTCCCTGGGGCAAATAAAGTTGATAGCTTTTGGCAAAACCTGCGCTCTGGTGTAGAGTCAATTTCTTTTTTCACGGATGAGGAACTAATATCTGCTGGGGTAGATCCATTATTGCTCAACGATTCCAATTACGTGAAAGCAAGCGGTATATTAGAAGATATAGATTTGTTTGATGCTTCATTTTTTGGTTTTTCTCCCAGAGAAGCTGAAATTACAGATCCACAGCACCGACTTTTTCTAGAATGTGTTTGGGAAGCTTTAGAAAATGCTGGCTATAACTCCGAAACTTATAGCGGTCAAATAGGTCTTTTTGCAGGTGTTGGTGCAAGTTCATACCTGCTTTCAAATTTATATTCTAATCGAGATTTGATGGAATCAGTAGACAGCTACCAAATTTTGATTGGAAACGACAAAGACTTTTTACCCACGCAGGTTTCTTACAAATTGAACTTGAGAGGGCCAAGTATCAATGTTCAAACTGCCTGTTCCACATCATTAGTTGCTGTTCACTTAGCCTGCCAAAGTTTACTCAATGGTGAAAGTGATATTACTTTAGCGGGCGGTGTTTCCGCTACAATGCTGCAAAAAACAGGTTACTACTATCAACAAGGAGGAATTCAATCTCCTGACGGTCATTGCCGAGCTTTTGACGCTCAAGCGAAAGGAACGATTAGTGGCAATGGTTTAGGTATAGTAGTGTTGAAAAGATTAGAGGATGCTATTACTGATGGTGATTTTATTCATGCAGTAATCAAGGGTTCAGCTGTTAACAACGATGGTTCTTTAAAGGTTGGATATACAGCTCCTAGTGTTGATGGTCAAAGGGAAGTTATTTTAGAAGCTTTAGCCTTAGCTGGAGTCGAGCCTGAGACTGTTACTTATGTAGAAACGCACGGTACAGGAACCATCTTAGGAGACCCGATTGAAATTAAGGCTCTCACACAAGCTTTTCGTGCTAGCACGAACAAAAAAGGCTTTTGCGCTATTGGTTCAGTAAAGACCAATGTCGGGCATTTGGATACAGCAGCAGGTGTGACAGGATTAATTAAAACAGTCCTTGCATTAAGACATAAACAAATACCTCCGAGTTTACACTTTCAACAGCCCAATCCCCAGATAGATTTTGCTAATAGTCCCTTCTACGTCAATACCAAATTATCAGAGTGGAAAACTAACGGTACACCAAACAGAGCAGGTATAAGTTCTTTTGGCATTGGCGGGACTAATGCCCATGTTATTTTGGAAGAAGCTCCAGTGATTGAAGCTTCCAGTCCCTCGCGTCCTTGGCAATTGTTACTGCTCTCAACCAAAACCAGCACAGCTTTAGACACTGCAACAGCGCAACTGCATACTTATTTAGAGCAAAACCCCGATATTCCTCTACCAGATGTCGCTTATACCTTACAAGTAGGTCGTCAAGCTTTTGACTATCGCCGCATCATGATTAGCCACAGTCTAAATGATGCAGTGAAATCGCTTAACAGCCAAGATCCACAACGTATTTTTAGTCACCACTGTAAACCAGGTCACTGTCCAGTCATCTTCATGTTTTCGGGACAAGGGTCACAATATGCAAACATGGGGAGGGAACTGTATGAAGTAGAACCGACGTTTAAAAAACATATAGATAGTTGCGCTGGTATTTTGCAACCCCACCTCGGTCTTGATATCCGCTGCCTACTTTATCCCAGCGAAGAAGATACTGAAACTGCTTCAAATCAACTACAACAAACAGCCCTCACCCAAAGCGCGTTATTTGTTACAGAGTACGCCCTTGCTCAGTTATTTATGTCTTGGGGAGTGCGTCCAGAGGCGATGATTGGCCATAGTATTGGGGAATATGTCGCCGCAACCATTGCAGGTGTATTTTCTCTAGAAGATGCCTTAAAAATTGTGGCAACAAGAGGACGCCTGATGCAACAGTTGCCTTCTGGGAGTATGCTGGCAATTAGGCTGCCAGAAAAAGATGTGCAGTTGCTTTTGGATGCACAGACGTTGTATCAAAAGTCTCTACAAATTGCAGTTATCAACAGCCCATCTGACTGTGTAGTTTCGGGAACAAACGAGGCGATCGCAACGCTACAAAAACAATTATCGTCTCAAGAAGTTGAATGTCGGCTGTTGCATACATCTCATGCTTTCCATTCCCAGATGATGGAACCAATATTGTCAGCGTTTATTGAGGCTGTCAAAACAGTCAAACTGAATCCACCAAGCATACGCTTTATTTCTAATGTAACTGGTAGTTGGATTACTTTTGAACAAGCGACAAATCCAGATTATTGGTGTCAACATTTACGACAAACTGTCAGATTTTCAGATGGGATATCGCAACTATTACAGCAGTTTGAAGGTGTTTTTCTAGAAGTAGGGCCAGGGCGAACTTTAAGCACATTGACGACACAGCATTTAGATAAAAATGCCAAGCAACAGGTATTGACTTCGTTACGCCATGCCAAAGAGCAACAATCTGATGTTAGCTTTTTATTACAAACATTAGGTCGGTTGTGGCTTTCTGGTATAGAAATAGATTGGTCAGGATTTTATACCCACGAGCAGCGTCATCGTCTGCCTTTGCCGACTTACCCCTTTGAACGACAAAGGTACTGGATTGATGCGAAATCCCCATCACCTTCTGTAAATAAAAGACTAACAACATTAGATAATAAACAAGATATTGCCGACTGGTTTTATGTTCCTTCATGGAAGCGCTCTTTGCTGCCTCATTCATCCTCCGAGCAAATCAATTCTACACAAGAAAAATGGCTGTTTTTTGTGGATGATTTGGGAGTAGGTGCAAAATTAATTAATGAGTTTAAAAATCAAGGTAAAAATGTCATTGCTGTTCAACAAGGAGAGCGGTTTAGCAAAGTAAGTGAGGGTATTTATACAATTAATCCATGCATAAATGAAGATTATGATACTTTACTTAAAGAATTAATATCATTAGGACACAATCCTGAATATATTGCTTATTTATGGAGCGTAAGTCATCTCGAAAATTGCCACGCAGGGAATTATTTAGAATTCAAAAGTTTACTATTTTTGACTCAGAGCATTAGTAAGCTGAAAATTAGTGATACGAGCGATCGCTTACAAATTTGGGTTGTATCAAACAACATCCAAGAGGTTAATGGAAATGAAAAATTAGACCCAGAGAAAGCAGCAATATTAGGCTTATGTAAAGTCATTCCTCAAGAGTATCCTAATATTACCTGTCGATGTATTGATATTTCTTTAACTAACCGCACAGATGTAGAGAGAGGACAAGAAGATTGTGAGGTTAACATTATTGACAAACTTTTAGATGAGTTGACCTCTGTATCCTCAGATATGGTAGTTGCTTATCGCGATCGCCACCGTTGGGTACAAACATTTGAGCCAGTTCGCTTGGAGTCAATTGTTGACGAAAAAATACCATTGAAAAAACAGGGTGTTTACCTGTTTACTGGTGGATTAGAAAGTGTTGAAGTTGTGCTTGCAGAATACTTAACAAAAACTTTCCAAGCAAAACTCATATTTATTGAAGATTCTAAATTTCCAGAGAAAAACAATTTCTCACAATGGCTTGAAACTCATTCTCAAGATGATGAAATTAGTCTCAAAATTCAGCAAGTTTTAGCATTAGAGGAATTAGGTGCAGAAGTTTTGTTATTACGTGCCGATACCACTAATTACGAACATATTCATAAAGCTCTTGCATCTGCAAATGTTGAACAAATT